Proteins co-encoded in one Metabacillus sp. KUDC1714 genomic window:
- a CDS encoding zinc ribbon domain-containing protein: protein MSSKGCIKCGSQDAGKKEVAMTGTGLSKMFDVQNNQFIVVYCNNCGYSEFYNKKASTASNVFDFFFGG from the coding sequence ATGAGTAGTAAAGGTTGTATAAAATGCGGAAGTCAAGATGCAGGGAAAAAAGAAGTAGCGATGACAGGAACGGGATTGTCTAAAATGTTTGATGTGCAAAACAATCAATTTATTGTTGTATATTGTAACAATTGTGGTTACTCTGAGTTTTACAATAAAAAAGCCTCAACTGCTTCAAATGTTTTTGACTTCTTTTTCGGGGGATAA
- a CDS encoding tyrosine-protein phosphatase — translation MKIETKKDYTFEKLYNFRDIGGVQIDDGRWMKAGVLYRSDDISRLSKTDLVLLQEIGLKLICDLRTVNERKSKMYHIPQNWGTGFKHIPIYHDSQDLSYREFFRLLIGKSKELNFEEMIHEFYQCMVNERKAEIKEVITSIANNENVPALIHCTGGKDRTGFLSALIQMYLGVPYETVIDQYLRSNVLVGPRMKKVERFIRVMSMYRISSDRIKPLLIVNIDYLDNAVKSILNQYNSVETYLIKGCGIDESSLLNLKKMMIE, via the coding sequence ATGAAAATAGAAACAAAGAAGGATTATACTTTTGAAAAATTATATAATTTCCGTGATATTGGGGGGGTACAAATAGACGATGGGCGATGGATGAAAGCCGGAGTACTGTATCGCTCAGATGACATTTCTCGTTTGTCAAAAACTGATTTAGTCTTACTTCAGGAAATAGGATTAAAGCTAATTTGCGACCTTCGAACTGTGAATGAAAGGAAATCAAAAATGTATCATATCCCCCAAAATTGGGGAACGGGATTTAAGCATATTCCGATTTATCATGATAGTCAGGATTTATCATATCGAGAGTTTTTTCGTCTTTTAATTGGTAAATCAAAAGAATTAAATTTTGAAGAAATGATTCACGAATTTTATCAGTGTATGGTCAATGAAAGGAAGGCAGAGATAAAAGAAGTGATCACATCTATTGCAAACAATGAGAATGTTCCAGCACTCATCCATTGTACAGGTGGTAAGGATAGGACAGGGTTTCTTTCTGCACTTATCCAGATGTATTTAGGGGTACCATATGAGACGGTCATTGATCAATATTTACGATCCAATGTATTAGTTGGCCCACGGATGAAAAAGGTAGAGCGATTTATTCGAGTTATGAGTATGTATCGAATCTCCTCTGATAGGATTAAACCATTGTTAATAGTGAATATAGATTATTTAGATAATGCTGTAAAAAGCATATTAAATCAATACAATTCTGTTGAGACCTATTTAATCAAGGGTTGTGGAATTGACGAAAGCTCCTTGCTTAATCTGAAAAAAATGATGATTGAATAA
- a CDS encoding M42 family metallopeptidase — protein sequence MTANNETIQLIKQLVETPSPSGNTNQVITFVENYLKDFHVEMKWNKKGGLVVTIPGSNKEQHRMLTAHVDTLGAIVKEIKSSGRLMIDLIGGFNYNSIEGEYCQIETVSGKIYTGTILMHQTSVHVYKEVGKLERNQKNIEVRIDEKVHNAEDTRLLGIEVGDFISFNPRVEITESGFIKSRHLDDKASVALLLQLIKRISDEKINLPYTTHFLISNNEEIGYGGNSNIPAETVEYLAVDMGAIGDGQATDEYTVSICAKDSSGPYHYGFRKKLVEIAKQNNIEYKVDIYPYYGSDASAAIRAGHDIVHGLIGPGIDASHAFERTHLSSLENTASLLYYYVQSEMTF from the coding sequence ATGACAGCTAATAATGAGACAATCCAGCTAATCAAACAACTCGTGGAAACACCGAGTCCATCAGGTAATACGAATCAAGTTATTACATTCGTGGAGAACTATTTGAAAGATTTTCATGTTGAAATGAAGTGGAATAAAAAGGGGGGCTTAGTTGTAACGATTCCTGGTAGCAATAAAGAGCAGCATCGAATGCTTACTGCCCATGTTGATACATTAGGAGCAATAGTCAAAGAAATAAAATCAAGCGGACGTTTAATGATTGATTTAATTGGTGGTTTTAACTACAACTCTATTGAAGGTGAATATTGTCAAATAGAGACAGTAAGTGGAAAAATTTATACAGGTACAATCCTTATGCATCAAACCTCAGTACATGTTTATAAGGAAGTAGGAAAATTAGAGCGGAATCAAAAAAATATTGAAGTAAGAATTGATGAAAAAGTACATAATGCAGAGGATACACGTCTACTAGGTATAGAGGTTGGCGATTTCATATCGTTCAATCCAAGAGTTGAAATCACAGAAAGTGGTTTTATTAAGTCACGTCATTTAGATGATAAGGCAAGTGTGGCATTATTGCTCCAGCTTATAAAGCGAATTTCAGATGAAAAAATCAACCTTCCATATACAACTCATTTTCTAATTTCAAACAATGAAGAAATTGGATATGGTGGGAACTCAAATATTCCAGCTGAAACAGTTGAGTATTTAGCTGTTGATATGGGTGCAATTGGTGATGGTCAAGCAACAGATGAATATACTGTTTCAATTTGTGCGAAGGATTCAAGTGGTCCTTATCATTATGGATTTAGAAAAAAATTAGTAGAGATCGCAAAGCAAAACAACATCGAATATAAAGTAGATATTTATCCATACTACGGTTCAGATGCATCTGCAGCCATTCGTGCAGGACATGATATTGTTCACGGATTAATCGGTCCTGGAATTGATGCCTCACACGCATTTGAGCGAACACATTTATCTTCATTAGAAAATACTGCAAGCCTGCTGTATTATTATGTGCAGTCGGAAATGACATTTTAA
- a CDS encoding YxcD family protein, with protein MGKIKVSEQDIVNALCLHIAHKRQITPHDVDIELLYDDDYGFSAEAYVNNRKQILITANIIEAIRFWLETELKIDPFSAALELVLDEDEGVIAYVE; from the coding sequence ATGGGGAAAATAAAGGTTTCTGAACAAGATATCGTTAATGCTTTATGTCTACACATTGCGCACAAAAGACAAATTACACCTCATGATGTAGATATCGAATTATTATATGATGATGATTATGGATTTTCAGCTGAAGCTTATGTAAATAACCGCAAACAAATATTAATTACAGCGAATATCATTGAGGCAATTCGCTTCTGGCTTGAAACCGAATTGAAAATAGATCCTTTTTCAGCTGCTCTTGAGCTTGTTCTTGATGAAGATGAAGGTGTAATCGCTTATGTAGAATGA
- a CDS encoding GNAT family N-acetyltransferase translates to MFSKLLDEDTRTNDPEELKEELEDLEFQVFRMQDNLKEIAKRSKVLGVDQAKEDKLVIVYTPEDSQSCKIMLCDCETSYNGKWDFSIQATYANEQNIHIGDIKGPANRGYGSICMDYLKDLAVEQNIPEITGDIAERDWDHVDRLIHFYEKHDFQVEIDYEDKSGEIKWVCNE, encoded by the coding sequence ATGTTTAGTAAATTGCTTGATGAAGACACTCGTACAAATGACCCTGAGGAATTAAAGGAAGAGTTAGAGGATTTAGAATTCCAGGTCTTTCGCATGCAGGATAATCTAAAGGAAATTGCTAAAAGAAGTAAGGTACTTGGTGTTGACCAAGCAAAAGAGGATAAACTCGTTATTGTTTACACACCAGAGGACAGTCAATCGTGTAAAATCATGTTATGTGATTGTGAAACCTCCTATAACGGAAAATGGGATTTCTCCATTCAGGCAACATATGCTAACGAACAAAACATCCATATAGGAGATATAAAGGGCCCAGCAAATAGAGGCTACGGCTCCATTTGTATGGATTATTTAAAAGATCTGGCAGTCGAACAAAACATCCCTGAAATAACCGGTGACATTGCTGAAAGAGATTGGGATCATGTTGATCGCCTCATTCATTTCTACGAAAAACATGATTTCCAGGTTGAAATTGATTATGAGGACAAATCTGGTGAAATAAAATGGGTATGTAACGAATAG
- a CDS encoding DUF3243 domain-containing protein → MDLQNEVKHSAHINKVERAVNGIGQEKKEVILANFESFKEFLGNKVALGKKMGLTEEQLALATQKVANFLAEHEYPRNREEKLLQELWRAGSDDERHMLSHMLIKLVRY, encoded by the coding sequence ATGGATCTTCAAAATGAAGTAAAGCATTCAGCCCACATTAATAAGGTTGAAAGAGCGGTGAATGGTATAGGTCAAGAAAAAAAGGAAGTAATCCTAGCTAATTTTGAATCATTTAAAGAATTCCTAGGTAACAAGGTAGCACTGGGCAAAAAGATGGGATTAACTGAAGAACAGTTGGCACTAGCAACACAAAAAGTAGCGAATTTCTTAGCTGAACACGAATACCCACGAAACAGAGAGGAAAAGCTTCTTCAAGAGCTTTGGAGAGCAGGCTCTGATGACGAACGACATATGCTTTCACATATGTTAATTAAACTAGTGAGATATTGA
- a CDS encoding phospholipase D family protein, which yields MKAILKRKSTWIILFFVMLLSSVSLYHSKKPLPEGISYESQTYMVDNVNFLYDLSYKDTRNNTIYEQEIFQEFYQLIEVAEEFIVLDMFLFNGYADGERKYPAISETLTTKILEQIKKNPNLQVYLLTDEINTTYNSHKSGHIESLKEHGVQVIFTDLNKLRDPNPIYSGLWRVAFKWFGQEGAGWLPNPIAKSAPEVTLRSYLKLLNIKANHRKVIATEDAAIISSANAHDASGYHSNIAFKVNGNIIGDVLNTEQAVANFSGGGILPQWNKEDHRKGKIRLQLVTEGKIEENIIDEIKSTEKGDIIWLAMFYLADTDVLKELKNAASKRDVKIKMILDPNQNAFGSEKMGLPNLPVAAELTQLAEKNIEIRWYHTGEEQFHTKLLYIEKQKEAVVIGGSANFTERNLNNYNLETDVKITASDQEEVIQEIDSYFHRLWKNENGEYTVDYKHYQDQLPVVKYILYLIQKLFHFTTY from the coding sequence ATGAAAGCTATATTAAAAAGAAAGAGTACTTGGATAATTCTCTTTTTTGTCATGTTATTATCAAGTGTAAGTCTCTACCATAGCAAAAAACCATTACCAGAGGGTATTTCATACGAAAGTCAAACATATATGGTCGATAATGTGAATTTTTTATATGATTTAAGCTATAAGGATACTCGAAATAATACGATTTATGAACAGGAAATTTTTCAGGAATTTTATCAATTGATTGAGGTAGCAGAGGAATTTATCGTACTGGATATGTTTCTTTTTAACGGATATGCAGATGGAGAGCGAAAATATCCAGCTATTAGTGAAACATTAACAACTAAGATCCTCGAGCAAATAAAAAAGAATCCGAATTTACAAGTGTATTTGCTTACAGACGAAATAAATACAACTTATAATTCACATAAATCAGGGCATATTGAATCATTAAAAGAGCATGGTGTACAGGTAATATTTACTGATTTAAATAAATTAAGAGATCCAAATCCAATATATTCAGGTCTTTGGAGAGTAGCTTTCAAATGGTTTGGACAAGAAGGAGCTGGTTGGCTCCCTAATCCGATAGCAAAGTCAGCCCCAGAAGTTACGTTAAGATCATATTTGAAACTTTTGAATATAAAGGCAAATCATCGTAAGGTCATTGCCACTGAAGATGCAGCAATTATTTCGTCTGCAAATGCTCATGATGCTAGTGGTTATCATTCTAACATTGCTTTTAAGGTAAACGGCAATATAATTGGTGATGTGCTTAATACAGAACAAGCAGTAGCAAATTTTTCGGGTGGGGGCATACTTCCTCAATGGAATAAAGAAGATCATCGTAAAGGAAAAATTAGACTTCAGTTAGTAACAGAAGGGAAAATCGAAGAGAATATCATTGATGAGATCAAATCGACAGAAAAGGGTGATATAATTTGGCTAGCAATGTTCTATTTAGCTGACACAGATGTTTTAAAAGAATTAAAAAATGCTGCATCCAAACGAGATGTAAAAATCAAAATGATCCTTGATCCAAATCAAAATGCGTTTGGATCTGAAAAAATGGGCTTACCAAATTTACCTGTAGCTGCTGAGCTAACCCAATTAGCTGAAAAAAACATTGAAATTCGTTGGTATCATACTGGGGAAGAACAGTTCCATACTAAATTATTGTATATAGAGAAACAAAAGGAAGCAGTAGTTATTGGTGGATCTGCAAATTTTACTGAGAGAAATTTAAATAACTATAATCTTGAGACAGATGTAAAGATAACGGCCTCAGATCAAGAAGAAGTTATTCAAGAAATAGATTCCTATTTTCATCGTTTATGGAAAAATGAAAATGGAGAATATACAGTCGATTATAAGCATTATCAAGATCAATTGCCTGTAGTTAAATATATTCTATATCTGATTCAGAAGCTTTTTCATTTCACAACCTATTAA
- a CDS encoding bifunctional diguanylate cyclase/phosphodiesterase produces MIEEHTRYSRLAQTTKLINTKLELREVLEHVVTAISDEIFRCDSVGIYLPQNDGTYRGYVGKPEFLNSMTLDMLVINPETDLLAKEVLEKKESIYIPDTSKDSRPDPGPIKAFKMNSLLSLPINYEDEVYGLVFLFNHGEHMNLTEAEIQAVEAYVNMAAVAIRNANHLSRKENLILEKQLLLDVTRELSLCSTMNEVLDKCFYYVGRVLKNTNIGAHLLDPIAGNLFKPASLSKESDWTEEAWKKTHSIIKIDQSTDRLFQEVIHTKKALFIPDVFSDPRPNHKACRTFGIKGVLMLPIVTMGEILGLLAIVNLEGKDRQYPQADIQLAQSIVEATASVLSHLIYMEKQELIIKERTIALIEKNQELEDVVGELQRLSREKELILNSAGDGIVGLDIKGNITFCNPAAETILGYIEKELIGRSYESFFLKASTSKDTSYLKCSKKVTIYTDETFIRKDGSKFPAEFAITSIKEEQMVIGYVVTFKDITLRKQMEEKINYHAYYDSLTNLPNRLLLQDRLNQGLNYAQLHKEQLAVLFLDLDRFKTINDTLGHSYGDLLLQKVAERLSHCAYRGCTVSRQGGDEFTIILPIVHCEKEVKVFSESIIAAFEEPFDLKGNEIFVKTSIGISLYPQDGVDAEDLIKKADTAMYKSKELAGNEYQFYTSAMDNHTLENVKLENSLYKALEFDELRIYYQPQYDNKNKQIFGVEALLRWEHRTKGMISPGEFIPLAEETGLIVPIGEWVLRNACKQLKEWQMKGYPEITVSVNVSAQQFNKPNFVSMVKEIIEETQLLPRFLELELTENLIIQNTEETLHKMSRLKGLGIKISIDDFGTGYSSLGYLKNFPINTLKIDRSFIKDVCHDPKNAAITNTIITLAHNLNLHVIAEGVESLEQIEFLSLNDCYRIQGYYYSRPIKPYDLVQTYF; encoded by the coding sequence ATGATTGAAGAACACACGAGGTATTCACGTCTCGCACAGACTACGAAGCTGATTAATACGAAATTAGAGTTACGTGAAGTGTTAGAGCACGTTGTTACTGCCATATCTGATGAAATATTTCGATGTGATTCCGTAGGGATTTATTTACCACAGAATGATGGGACATACAGAGGTTATGTAGGAAAACCAGAATTTTTAAATAGTATGACCCTTGATATGTTAGTAATTAATCCTGAAACCGATTTGTTAGCTAAAGAGGTACTTGAAAAGAAAGAAAGTATTTACATACCAGACACCTCTAAGGATTCTAGGCCAGATCCTGGACCGATAAAGGCATTCAAAATGAATTCCTTATTATCTTTACCAATTAATTATGAAGATGAGGTATATGGCCTTGTTTTTTTATTTAATCATGGTGAACATATGAATTTAACAGAGGCTGAAATACAGGCAGTAGAAGCATATGTTAATATGGCAGCGGTTGCGATTCGAAACGCGAATCATTTATCGAGGAAAGAAAATCTAATCTTGGAAAAACAATTACTATTAGATGTTACAAGAGAACTTTCTCTATGTTCAACCATGAATGAGGTTCTTGATAAATGCTTCTATTATGTTGGTAGAGTATTAAAAAATACAAACATTGGAGCACATTTGTTAGATCCAATAGCCGGAAATCTCTTTAAACCAGCAAGTTTAAGTAAGGAAAGTGACTGGACAGAAGAGGCGTGGAAGAAGACCCATAGCATAATAAAAATTGATCAAAGTACTGATCGTCTATTTCAAGAAGTAATCCATACAAAAAAAGCTTTATTCATTCCAGATGTATTTTCGGATCCTAGGCCAAATCATAAAGCCTGTCGTACGTTTGGAATAAAAGGAGTTCTAATGCTACCTATTGTAACAATGGGGGAGATTCTTGGATTATTAGCAATTGTGAATCTAGAAGGGAAGGATAGGCAATATCCACAAGCAGATATTCAACTTGCGCAATCGATCGTTGAAGCGACTGCATCAGTCCTTTCACATTTGATATATATGGAAAAACAGGAACTCATTATTAAGGAACGAACGATAGCGCTTATTGAAAAGAACCAAGAGCTAGAGGATGTAGTTGGCGAGCTACAAAGGTTAAGTCGAGAGAAGGAATTGATTCTTAATTCTGCTGGTGATGGAATTGTAGGTCTAGATATCAAAGGGAATATTACATTTTGCAATCCTGCAGCAGAAACCATTTTAGGATACATAGAAAAGGAATTAATCGGAAGATCGTATGAGTCATTCTTTTTAAAAGCATCGACGAGTAAAGATACTTCTTATTTAAAATGTTCCAAGAAAGTAACGATTTATACCGATGAAACCTTTATTCGGAAGGACGGTTCTAAATTTCCTGCTGAATTTGCCATCACATCTATTAAAGAAGAGCAAATGGTAATTGGCTATGTTGTCACATTTAAAGATATAACCCTTAGGAAACAGATGGAAGAAAAAATAAATTATCATGCTTATTATGATAGCTTAACTAACTTACCGAATCGTCTTTTATTACAGGATCGATTAAATCAAGGATTAAATTATGCTCAACTCCATAAAGAACAGCTTGCTGTATTATTCCTAGATTTAGATCGCTTTAAAACTATTAATGATACATTAGGTCATAGCTATGGAGACTTATTACTTCAAAAGGTTGCTGAGCGTTTAAGTCATTGTGCGTATAGGGGGTGTACTGTTTCTCGTCAAGGTGGAGATGAATTTACAATCATTTTACCGATTGTCCACTGTGAAAAAGAGGTAAAAGTCTTCTCAGAAAGCATAATAGCAGCATTTGAAGAACCTTTTGATTTAAAAGGAAATGAGATCTTTGTAAAAACAAGCATTGGAATCAGCTTGTATCCACAAGATGGTGTAGATGCAGAAGATTTAATAAAAAAGGCTGACACTGCTATGTATAAGTCAAAAGAGTTAGCTGGAAATGAATATCAATTTTATACATCAGCAATGGATAATCATACGCTCGAAAATGTGAAGTTAGAGAATTCATTATACAAGGCACTTGAATTCGATGAATTAAGGATATACTATCAGCCACAGTATGATAATAAGAATAAGCAAATCTTCGGTGTTGAGGCACTGCTTCGCTGGGAGCACCGAACAAAAGGAATGATTTCCCCTGGAGAATTTATTCCACTTGCAGAGGAAACTGGCTTGATTGTTCCGATTGGTGAATGGGTACTAAGAAATGCATGTAAGCAACTAAAAGAGTGGCAAATGAAAGGGTATCCCGAAATTACTGTATCTGTGAATGTTTCTGCCCAGCAGTTTAATAAACCGAATTTTGTAAGCATGGTAAAAGAAATCATCGAAGAAACCCAGTTATTACCTCGTTTTTTAGAACTTGAGCTAACAGAAAATCTAATTATTCAAAATACAGAGGAAACCTTACATAAAATGTCTAGATTAAAAGGTCTAGGGATTAAGATATCAATTGACGATTTTGGGACAGGCTATTCTTCTTTAGGTTATTTGAAGAATTTTCCGATCAATACCTTGAAAATAGACCGATCTTTTATCAAGGATGTTTGTCATGATCCTAAAAATGCTGCGATTACCAATACAATCATTACATTAGCTCATAATTTAAACCTACACGTTATTGCTGAAGGGGTAGAGTCATTAGAACAAATTGAATTCTTATCTTTAAATGATTGTTATCGTATACAAGGTTATTATTATTCCCGTCCTATTAAGCCTTATGATTTGGTTCAAACCTATTTTTAA
- a CDS encoding thiamine pyrophosphate-binding protein: MKAIRGVLNYLSNGGVKYVFGIPAGSVNAFFDELYDIPEMTPIVTKHEGAASYMAAAYAKYSESLSVCIGCSGPGGTNLVTGAANAMREHLPLLFLTGAVPIHTNGLNASQELNAQPIYESVTKYSVTVKNSSELLPTIVKAVEIALTGIPGPVHVAVPIDVQLDLIDDPDIPAFPNVKNQEPDLEIINKVVEKISEHQDGIIFVGQGARGAVNQVIELAELLNMSILTTPQAKGLIRDDHPLFKGVFGFAGHEEASILVNEGSGDTLLVIGSSLGETATNNWNPNLTKNRHVIQVDIDESVFNRKYHVDLPVVGDTRLSLQALITEVKKRIIDKHIYSYREQPFEDNQDIKEFNSQNVLVALQKLLPDTTRYTIDIGEFMSYVIHYMHVKAPHTFDINVHFGAMGTGIGSAIGSKLAEPERDVVCITGDGCFFMHGMEILTAKEYQLSIVFVVMNNARLGMVYHGHNLQYQRSHSRFEQQPVSISAMADSLGVRSARVQRLDDITLELIDFLRLENGPVVLEVELVDHNTPPMGDRVKFLSSFGK; this comes from the coding sequence GTGAAAGCAATACGTGGAGTTCTTAATTATTTAAGTAATGGTGGAGTGAAATATGTCTTTGGAATACCTGCAGGCTCTGTAAATGCCTTTTTTGATGAACTATATGACATCCCAGAAATGACACCGATTGTTACAAAGCATGAAGGTGCGGCTTCTTATATGGCGGCAGCTTATGCAAAATACTCTGAGTCTTTAAGCGTTTGTATTGGTTGTAGTGGCCCCGGAGGTACAAACTTAGTCACAGGTGCTGCAAATGCAATGCGGGAGCATTTACCTTTATTATTTTTGACAGGTGCTGTTCCAATTCATACAAATGGACTTAATGCATCACAGGAATTAAATGCGCAGCCGATATATGAGTCAGTGACAAAATATAGTGTAACAGTTAAGAATTCAAGTGAGCTTTTGCCTACGATTGTAAAGGCAGTTGAAATTGCTTTAACAGGAATACCTGGTCCGGTTCATGTAGCAGTTCCTATAGATGTACAGCTTGACTTAATAGATGATCCTGATATTCCAGCTTTTCCAAATGTGAAGAATCAAGAGCCTGATTTAGAAATTATTAACAAAGTAGTAGAGAAAATTTCCGAGCATCAAGATGGAATTATTTTTGTCGGTCAAGGGGCGAGAGGTGCAGTAAACCAAGTCATTGAATTAGCCGAATTGTTGAATATGTCGATCCTAACTACTCCTCAAGCGAAGGGTTTAATTAGGGATGATCATCCATTATTTAAAGGAGTATTCGGCTTTGCAGGTCATGAGGAAGCGTCAATCTTAGTGAATGAGGGAAGCGGAGATACTCTTCTTGTTATTGGATCAAGTCTAGGGGAAACAGCAACTAATAACTGGAATCCTAATTTAACAAAAAATCGTCATGTTATTCAAGTAGATATTGATGAGTCAGTGTTTAATAGAAAGTACCATGTTGATCTACCTGTAGTTGGGGATACAAGACTGAGCCTACAAGCGCTCATAACTGAAGTGAAAAAAAGAATAATAGATAAGCATATTTATTCTTATAGAGAACAACCATTTGAAGATAATCAAGATATTAAAGAGTTCAATAGCCAGAATGTATTAGTCGCTTTGCAAAAGTTGTTACCAGACACGACACGATATACAATTGATATTGGTGAGTTTATGTCTTATGTGATCCATTATATGCATGTTAAAGCTCCACACACGTTTGATATTAATGTGCACTTTGGTGCCATGGGTACAGGCATTGGTTCTGCAATAGGAAGTAAGCTAGCTGAACCAGAAAGAGACGTAGTTTGTATAACAGGGGATGGCTGCTTTTTCATGCATGGAATGGAAATTTTGACGGCAAAGGAATACCAGCTTTCAATCGTATTTGTTGTTATGAACAATGCGCGTTTAGGAATGGTTTACCATGGTCATAACCTACAATATCAACGTTCACATTCCCGATTTGAACAGCAACCTGTTAGTATCTCTGCAATGGCAGATTCCTTAGGGGTTCGAAGTGCTCGTGTTCAGCGATTAGACGATATAACTCTTGAACTAATCGATTTTCTTCGATTAGAAAATGGACCGGTTGTTTTAGAGGTTGAATTAGTTGACCACAACACTCCACCGATGGGAGATCGTGTGAAATTTCTTTCTTCATTTGGGAAATAA
- a CDS encoding class D sortase → MIKRTLPTLSIVLILIGLSVFSYHAYWTWVGLDTDENIDEQIVITKQKNSAHLLPVVTSTPQNGEKLGSLSIPKLKQSFPIFHGDSETILKKGIGHIRGTALPGEASNSVLAGHRDTFFRHLEQLVVGDKLIVERSNTYYMYKIKKIRIVEKDDSTVIVPKPRHTLTLITCYPFTFIGPAPQRYIIEAELLLKPKMELRKAQAP, encoded by the coding sequence ATGATTAAGCGTACTTTACCTACCCTTTCCATTGTTCTAATTTTAATTGGTTTAAGTGTATTTAGTTATCATGCATACTGGACTTGGGTTGGCCTAGATACAGATGAAAACATAGATGAACAAATAGTCATTACAAAACAAAAAAATAGTGCACACTTGCTACCTGTCGTTACTTCTACACCTCAGAATGGTGAAAAACTAGGTTCTCTATCGATCCCTAAGCTGAAGCAAAGCTTTCCGATCTTTCATGGAGATAGTGAGACGATTTTAAAAAAGGGAATTGGTCACATTAGAGGTACGGCTTTACCTGGGGAAGCAAGCAACTCTGTTCTTGCAGGTCATCGAGATACCTTTTTTCGGCATCTCGAACAATTGGTAGTAGGTGATAAGCTTATTGTCGAGAGGTCTAATACATATTACATGTATAAGATTAAAAAAATTCGAATTGTTGAAAAGGATGATAGTACTGTCATTGTACCTAAACCAAGACACACATTAACTTTAATAACTTGCTATCCCTTTACCTTTATAGGTCCAGCACCACAGAGATATATCATTGAAGCTGAACTCCTTTTGAAACCAAAGATGGAATTAAGAAAAGCGCAAGCGCCTTGA
- a CDS encoding processed acidic surface protein: protein MKKGLILSFLFIFIVQQTAFAALPQDQVDQILSELGWTNHDLTEYLDYYELSIDDFETIEDLKSMLGTPITNENLADLLIQHEITRSELDILLAEFDESVEDYLFIEDLDIALIFYLGHDEEMAELEEFMALIGLTDAEVDSLFTHFMELDETLLEQQMEDIITRLNPFLMLENTTELTVVQQDELVAVLKDMMNILQLDPRFFLVDKNGVETAASFKELMGMEELYGNELLIQFYSTDGELLLDMQLSEEMLSSEFLIQSGIEFAQVGDLAGELTSLFHNRLPDTASSLWVNMIVGLVIVGFGLIGYLYPKRLQQVN, encoded by the coding sequence ATGAAAAAAGGATTAATCTTAAGCTTTTTATTCATATTTATTGTCCAACAAACAGCTTTTGCAGCACTGCCACAAGATCAAGTAGATCAAATACTATCAGAATTAGGATGGACTAATCATGATCTAACTGAATATCTTGATTATTACGAGCTATCTATTGATGACTTTGAAACAATTGAAGATCTAAAAAGCATGCTCGGAACACCTATAACTAATGAAAATTTAGCAGATTTATTAATTCAACATGAAATTACAAGGTCTGAGCTAGATATTTTATTAGCAGAGTTTGATGAATCCGTAGAAGATTATTTATTTATTGAAGACCTCGATATTGCTCTTATTTTTTATTTAGGCCATGACGAAGAGATGGCAGAACTAGAGGAATTCATGGCTTTAATTGGCTTAACAGATGCAGAAGTAGATTCCTTGTTTACTCACTTTATGGAACTTGACGAGACATTACTTGAACAACAAATGGAAGACATTATTACTAGATTAAATCCTTTTCTTATGCTCGAAAACACAACTGAGCTTACAGTAGTACAACAAGATGAACTGGTCGCTGTGTTAAAAGATATGATGAATATTTTACAGCTTGACCCTCGCTTTTTTTTAGTCGATAAAAATGGGGTAGAGACAGCTGCATCCTTTAAGGAATTAATGGGAATGGAAGAATTATATGGGAATGAGTTATTGATCCAGTTTTATAGCACAGATGGTGAATTACTATTAGATATGCAGCTATCAGAGGAAATGCTTAGTTCGGAATTCCTTATTCAATCTGGTATAGAATTTGCACAAGTTGGTGATTTAGCAGGCGAACTCACTTCTTTATTCCATAATCGTTTACCAGATACCGCCTCATCATTATGGGTAAATATGATAGTAGGTTTGGTAATAGTTGGATTTGGCTTAATTGGCTATCTTTATCCAAAGAGACTACAACAGGTAAACTAA